Proteins encoded in a region of the Gammaproteobacteria bacterium genome:
- a CDS encoding DUF2326 domain-containing protein yields the protein MFLKKLLIQKDETIIRDIPFHKGINLIVDETKTEDKKESGNNVGKSTVLRLVDYCFGGNGKNIYQDPEFKSKTNTEIEDFLTKNNIIITLILKKDLDDNESPEIAIRRNFLKYGNKIQEIDGEKYTDKEFTRKLKQLIFHSKTDKPTFRQIISKNIRDEKNRLQNTVKVLHATTTDQEYEALYLFWFGIDLDVSERKQKLVTRRKIEDTLQKRLKAEGTLSSVNQSLIVVNRLIQDVNQRKETFVVNENYEVDIANFNQVKADLNKLSTRLARLELRRELIRESIDELALEVSNIDVEKIRALYDEAKVLIPKLQKTFEDTMSFHNAMVQEKRRFISNELPQLDSTINELQSSIGALLDEEERLASVLKSTGAKESFQSILDELSQLSARQGSLLEQKRLWESTLETTDSIEKEIEEIDKGISSLDETLQERVSEFNKYFSNISSRLYGEQFVLSPDKTERGYQLNISSISGNLGTGKKKGQMAAFDLAYIQYADQASIDCLHFILQDQIENVHDNQISSLMTEVVSELDCQYVMSVLRDKLPMDIDIDRYTIVSLSQDDKLFRI from the coding sequence ATGTTTTTAAAAAAGCTACTCATACAAAAAGACGAGACAATAATTCGAGATATTCCTTTTCATAAGGGAATAAATTTGATTGTCGACGAAACAAAGACAGAGGATAAGAAGGAGTCCGGGAATAACGTAGGTAAATCGACTGTTCTTCGATTAGTAGATTATTGCTTTGGTGGTAACGGTAAAAACATTTACCAGGACCCGGAGTTTAAAAGCAAGACGAATACCGAAATAGAAGATTTTCTAACAAAGAATAATATCATCATTACGCTGATATTGAAGAAAGACCTGGATGACAATGAAAGCCCTGAAATCGCGATACGCAGAAATTTTTTGAAGTACGGCAATAAGATTCAGGAGATTGACGGAGAGAAGTATACGGACAAAGAATTTACCCGAAAGCTGAAACAGCTCATTTTTCACTCAAAGACAGACAAACCTACTTTCAGGCAGATAATTTCAAAAAATATCCGAGATGAGAAGAACCGTTTGCAGAACACAGTAAAGGTTCTCCATGCCACTACCACCGATCAGGAATACGAAGCGCTTTATTTATTCTGGTTCGGGATTGATCTGGATGTTTCCGAAAGAAAGCAGAAGCTTGTTACTAGACGAAAGATTGAGGACACGTTGCAGAAGCGGCTAAAGGCCGAAGGAACCCTGTCTTCAGTCAACCAATCTTTAATTGTGGTAAATCGATTGATCCAGGATGTGAATCAACGTAAGGAAACGTTTGTTGTCAACGAGAATTACGAGGTTGATATAGCCAACTTCAACCAGGTCAAGGCAGACCTCAATAAGCTGTCAACCAGGCTCGCCAGACTGGAATTGAGAAGGGAGCTTATTAGGGAAAGCATCGATGAACTGGCCTTGGAAGTATCGAATATTGACGTAGAAAAGATACGCGCGCTTTATGATGAGGCGAAAGTATTAATTCCAAAGCTTCAAAAGACATTTGAAGACACGATGTCGTTTCACAACGCGATGGTTCAAGAAAAGAGACGATTCATATCAAATGAATTGCCGCAGCTTGATTCGACAATAAACGAATTGCAATCATCTATTGGCGCGCTCCTTGATGAAGAGGAGCGGCTTGCTTCGGTTCTCAAATCTACGGGTGCAAAAGAAAGTTTCCAATCCATTCTTGACGAGTTGTCCCAGCTTTCAGCAAGGCAGGGTAGTTTGCTCGAACAAAAACGCTTATGGGAAAGCACTCTGGAAACGACTGACTCCATAGAGAAGGAAATCGAAGAGATTGACAAGGGTATATCATCGCTTGATGAAACGTTGCAGGAGCGCGTTTCCGAGTTTAACAAGTATTTTTCAAATATCTCGTCAAGGCTTTATGGCGAACAGTTTGTTCTATCGCCAGATAAGACAGAAAGAGGCTACCAGCTTAACATAAGCAGTATTAGCGGGAATCTGGGAACGGGAAAAAAGAAAGGTCAAATGGCGGCATTTGATTTGGCGTATATACAATATGCTGATCAGGCGAGCATAGATTGCCTTCACTTTATTCTCCAAGACCAGATTGAGAACGTACATGACAATCAGATTTCCAGTCTCATGACGGAGGTTGTTTCGGAGCTCGATTGTCAATACGTTATGTCGGTACTGAGAGATAAACTCCCGATGGATATCGATATTGATCGATACACAATTGTTTCACTTTCACAAGACGATAAGCTGTTCCGCATATAA
- a CDS encoding ABC-three component system middle component 6 produces the protein MILNKDVRPDRKIYYIGSLIIEKLMDDPGQSVDYLSIYEGLRKEENISSEIFFLTLDWLFLLGAIKLEEGVVSKCF, from the coding sequence ATGATCTTGAATAAGGACGTACGACCTGACAGAAAAATATACTACATAGGGTCGCTAATCATAGAAAAATTAATGGATGATCCCGGACAATCTGTTGACTACCTGTCGATCTATGAAGGACTGCGCAAGGAGGAAAATATTTCTTCCGAGATATTTTTTCTGACCTTGGATTGGTTGTTTCTCCTGGGTGCGATAAAACTTGAAGAAGGGGTAGTTAGCAAATGTTTTTAA
- a CDS encoding ABC-three component system protein, which translates to MTNKARQYKPSTVRRLDTLSGNKCSAPDCEKALVAKDGVSIISKICHIEAASSDGPRYNPQMSDDERRHFNNLILLCDECHTIIDNIENEALYSVDLLQEWKANHHSKITQRIQAKKPLLKLAIDAIADGNFEGGNEEEESTSPYQIDKKIEYNAVVRNRPLIDEYKVYYNQISSLYDELESHGSFKKDRLLRNIRRIYLKVKGNYVSSSDNEIESIKDNADNIIEDIEDILINTDGLAYGNCDEDISFGISVVMVDAFMRCKILEEPLAQ; encoded by the coding sequence ATGACGAACAAAGCAAGACAGTATAAGCCTTCTACAGTCCGTAGATTAGATACGTTGTCGGGTAACAAATGTTCTGCTCCAGACTGCGAGAAGGCGCTTGTTGCCAAAGATGGAGTGAGCATTATTAGCAAGATATGTCACATTGAGGCGGCCAGTTCTGATGGGCCTCGTTACAATCCGCAGATGTCAGATGATGAGCGCCGCCATTTTAACAACCTGATTCTTCTTTGCGACGAGTGTCATACGATAATTGACAACATAGAAAACGAAGCGCTGTATTCGGTCGATCTTTTACAGGAATGGAAGGCGAATCACCACAGTAAGATAACCCAACGAATACAGGCCAAAAAGCCCCTTCTCAAACTGGCAATCGACGCTATTGCTGATGGAAATTTTGAGGGCGGTAATGAGGAAGAGGAAAGCACCTCGCCATATCAAATCGACAAGAAGATTGAATACAACGCGGTCGTTAGAAATAGGCCTCTCATTGATGAATACAAGGTTTACTATAACCAGATTTCTTCGTTATATGACGAGCTGGAGTCTCACGGATCATTCAAGAAAGACAGGCTCCTTAGAAATATTCGCCGAATCTATTTAAAAGTAAAGGGCAACTATGTCAGTAGTTCGGATAATGAAATTGAGTCAATCAAGGACAACGCCGACAACATTATCGAAGATATTGAGGATATATTGATAAACACCGACGGCCTAGCTTATGGCAACTGCGACGAAGACATTTCTTTCGGTATTTCTGTTGTCATGGTTGATGCGTTCATGCGCTGCAAGATACTAGAGGAGCCGTTAGCACAATGA
- a CDS encoding type I restriction endonuclease subunit R — translation MTYFNEENTIEQLVLDTLSDKDNQWCVAKPQADHLDSHLTLHISSLKWRFVAAEELPRQDADVLVESMVREALIRLNPEIMAQPDRADEVLYRLRTIPLSVQSEGLVRANELFAEWLRGEKSMPFGERGEYTPVRLIDFENLSNNDYLVTNQWVYPVKEGGRRFDIIMLVNGIPLVIGEAKTPVRPAVTWVDGASDIHNGYEQSVPQMFVPNVLSFATEGKCYRYGSVRMPIDIWGPWHEGENKAEGTLVDVQRTIRSMLRPHVVLDILQNFTLFATDKKHRRIKIICRYQQYEAANLMVARVVKGYPKKGLIWHFQGSGKSLLMVFAAQKLRMHRNLGNPTVMIVVDRIDLDTQITATFNAADIPNMIGAATRQELQSLLAADTRKIIITTIHKFGEAGGRLNERPNIIVMVDEAHRTQEGDLGRQMRDALPNAFLFGLTGTPINKRDRNTFWAFGADEDVQGYMSRYSFQDSIRDKATLPLHFEAVDVKLHINKDAIDEAYSQMTDELSELDRDDLAKRAAKMAVLIKAPARVNAICQHIVTHFQEKVEPNGFKAQVVTFDRECCVLYKKAMDELVGPEASAIVMHTQGGKSDDYAEWKLAKDEEEKLLDRFRDPNDPLKFLIVTSKLLTGFDAPILQVMYLDKPMKDHNLLQAICRTNRVYPGKTHGLIVDYLGIFDDVATALDFDEKAVQKVITNLDDLKKELPGVVARCLAFFPGVDRTVGGYEGLIAAQDCLPDNETRDKFAAEYSVLSRLWEALSPHPCLGSYQTEYKWLTQIYESVKPPSGNGKLLWHTLGAKTIELVHENVHLETVRDDLDTLVMDAEVLEGLLDAKDPDKKSKEIEIKIIARLRKHKDNPKFVALGERLEKLKERHEQGLLHSIDFLKELLILAKEVVQAEKRVDPVDEQAKAKAALTELFVEVKSGKTPVVVERIVADIDEIVRLVRFPGWQDTKAGEREVQKALRKVIYVKYKIKDQDLFDKAFGYIRQYY, via the coding sequence ATGACCTACTTCAATGAGGAAAATACGATTGAACAACTCGTTCTTGACACATTGTCTGACAAGGATAACCAGTGGTGTGTTGCCAAGCCGCAAGCTGATCATCTCGATTCACACCTCACCCTTCATATTTCAAGTCTTAAATGGCGCTTTGTGGCCGCCGAGGAGCTACCCCGCCAGGACGCTGACGTGCTGGTGGAGTCGATGGTGCGCGAGGCCCTCATTCGCCTGAACCCGGAAATCATGGCCCAGCCAGATCGCGCCGATGAGGTGCTCTACCGTTTGCGAACCATTCCTCTGTCGGTACAGAGCGAAGGCCTCGTGCGTGCCAACGAACTTTTCGCTGAATGGCTGCGGGGCGAGAAGTCCATGCCCTTCGGCGAACGTGGCGAATATACGCCGGTGCGCCTGATCGACTTCGAGAATCTCAGCAACAACGACTACTTGGTCACCAACCAGTGGGTCTATCCGGTCAAGGAAGGCGGCCGCCGCTTCGACATCATCATGCTGGTCAATGGCATTCCGCTGGTGATCGGCGAAGCCAAGACGCCGGTGCGCCCGGCGGTGACCTGGGTGGACGGGGCCAGCGATATCCACAACGGCTACGAACAGAGCGTGCCGCAGATGTTCGTGCCCAACGTCCTCTCCTTTGCCACCGAGGGCAAGTGCTATCGCTATGGCTCGGTGCGCATGCCTATTGATATCTGGGGGCCGTGGCACGAAGGCGAGAACAAGGCCGAGGGAACGCTTGTGGACGTGCAGCGTACCATCCGCTCCATGCTGCGCCCCCATGTGGTGCTGGACATCCTGCAGAACTTCACCCTGTTTGCCACCGACAAGAAACACCGGCGCATCAAAATTATCTGCCGCTATCAACAATACGAGGCCGCCAACCTGATGGTGGCCCGCGTGGTGAAGGGCTATCCCAAGAAAGGTCTGATCTGGCACTTCCAGGGCTCGGGAAAGTCATTGTTGATGGTGTTCGCGGCCCAGAAACTACGGATGCATCGCAATCTCGGTAATCCTACGGTGATGATCGTGGTGGACCGCATCGATCTGGATACCCAGATCACCGCCACCTTCAACGCTGCCGATATTCCCAACATGATCGGGGCTGCTACCCGGCAGGAGTTGCAAAGCCTGCTGGCAGCCGATACCCGAAAGATCATTATCACCACCATTCATAAGTTCGGCGAGGCGGGTGGCCGCCTGAACGAGCGCCCGAACATCATCGTGATGGTGGACGAGGCGCACCGTACCCAGGAGGGTGATCTCGGTCGCCAGATGCGCGATGCGCTACCCAATGCATTCCTGTTTGGCCTGACCGGCACACCGATCAACAAGCGGGACCGCAACACATTCTGGGCCTTCGGCGCGGATGAAGACGTGCAGGGCTACATGAGCCGCTACTCGTTCCAGGATTCGATCCGGGACAAGGCCACGCTGCCGCTGCACTTCGAGGCGGTGGACGTGAAGCTGCACATCAACAAGGACGCCATCGACGAAGCCTACTCTCAGATGACCGATGAGCTGAGCGAGCTGGATCGCGACGACCTGGCCAAGCGGGCCGCCAAAATGGCGGTGCTGATCAAGGCCCCGGCGCGGGTGAACGCCATCTGCCAGCACATCGTCACGCACTTCCAGGAAAAGGTGGAGCCGAACGGCTTCAAGGCCCAGGTGGTGACCTTCGACCGTGAATGCTGCGTGCTCTACAAGAAGGCCATGGACGAGTTGGTCGGTCCGGAGGCCAGCGCCATCGTCATGCACACCCAGGGTGGAAAGTCCGATGATTACGCGGAATGGAAGCTGGCCAAGGACGAGGAGGAAAAGCTCCTCGACCGGTTCCGCGATCCGAACGACCCGCTCAAATTCCTGATCGTCACTTCCAAGCTGCTGACCGGTTTCGATGCGCCGATTCTGCAGGTGATGTACCTCGACAAGCCGATGAAGGATCACAACCTGCTGCAGGCCATCTGCCGCACCAACCGTGTCTACCCCGGCAAGACCCATGGCTTGATCGTGGATTACCTCGGCATCTTCGATGACGTGGCCACCGCCCTCGATTTCGATGAGAAGGCGGTGCAGAAGGTCATCACCAACCTGGATGACCTCAAGAAAGAGCTGCCCGGCGTGGTGGCGAGATGCCTGGCGTTCTTCCCCGGGGTGGACCGCACCGTCGGCGGCTACGAGGGACTGATCGCGGCGCAGGATTGTCTGCCGGATAACGAGACCCGGGATAAGTTTGCGGCGGAATACTCGGTGCTCTCCCGTCTCTGGGAAGCGTTGTCTCCACACCCCTGCCTGGGGTCTTACCAAACCGAATACAAATGGCTGACCCAGATCTATGAATCGGTGAAACCGCCGAGCGGTAACGGCAAACTGCTCTGGCATACGCTTGGGGCAAAGACCATCGAACTGGTCCACGAAAATGTCCACCTGGAAACGGTACGGGACGATTTAGACACCCTTGTGATGGATGCCGAAGTGCTTGAGGGATTACTCGATGCCAAGGACCCGGACAAGAAATCCAAAGAGATCGAGATCAAGATTATCGCCCGATTGCGCAAGCACAAGGATAACCCGAAGTTCGTCGCCCTGGGCGAGCGTCTCGAAAAGTTGAAAGAGCGGCATGAGCAGGGGCTGCTACACAGCATCGATTTCCTCAAGGAACTGCTTATCCTGGCCAAGGAGGTCGTTCAGGCCGAGAAGCGGGTGGACCCCGTTGATGAACAGGCCAAGGCCAAAGCGGCGCTGACCGAACTGTTCGTTGAGGTGAAGAGCGGCAAGACGCCGGTCGTGGTCGAGCGGATTGTGGCCGACATCGATGAGATTGTACGCCTGGTTCGCTTTCCGGGTTGGCAGGACACCAAGGCCGGAGAACGTGAAGTGCAGAAAGCGCTGCGCAAGGTGATCTACGTCAAATACAAGATCAAGGATCAGGACCTGTTTGACAAGGCATTCGGATATATCCGGCAGTACTACTGA
- a CDS encoding DEAD/DEAH box helicase — MAFKIPQKSSVSIKDPESLFRDLRDRTVEGLLAQQADMLRNYMDHVDNRDIALELPTGSGKTLVGLLIAEWRRRTKRERCVLLCPTKQLVHQVVEQAKEKYGINALDFSGSKHQYPEADKTAFNNCESIGVATYSALFNTNPFFSDVHTIIFDDAHAAENYVSSFWSLEVRRYQDESTFDAIWQIIAPYTTENDQLRYDQGNEGSLDTSFVNKIPTPYVLKCRTALTAAIDNASRDDESPEEYGYRWRMIRDHLHACHLYYTSNSILIRPLIAPTKSFAPFQNARQRIYMSATLGEGGDLERIFGRKKIERIPAPEGWDKQGIGRRFFVFPMRNWDEAASLSLAISWTTKFDRALVLTPSNRDADKVREAIGALPATQGHTLFDAAQLEASKKSFTQAGSAIAVLANRYDGIDLIGDECRYLIIYGLPESTNLQERFIISRLGASVLFQVRIRTRITQAVGRCTRSSTDYALVVIIGDKVHQYFHMPEKRETLHPELQAEVNFGVEQSKVDNPSELGDNIDIFVAHGPEWKSADNHILETRDELTQSPIPSASPLGNSVVHEVKFHDALWSGDFDSALSSAKDVLASLAGGHDLKGYSALWNYLAGSAAYQSEQAPVAQEHFSAAFSCASTLPWLKQIQKLLSNQTQEAPVDVIYGERIERIEGVLERFGKSGSVKIEKYFQAIREGLSSTEAKPFEEAQVKLGRLLGFESGNTERSGDPDPWWIFGRQGVVFEDYTATGENPVVSKEKTLQAKAHPDTLAAEHPGVSFSVVFCSTSDKLHFAAEPHTGDVFYISVEDFKKFSEECMTTMRTLWDSFQSPGVIEWRELAARKMAEAKLGSDDILARLTSKKLSSLAGGGQK, encoded by the coding sequence ATGGCCTTTAAAATCCCTCAGAAGTCTTCGGTATCCATCAAAGATCCTGAATCGTTGTTCCGCGACCTGCGGGACCGTACCGTAGAAGGCCTTCTTGCGCAGCAGGCAGACATGCTGCGCAACTACATGGACCATGTCGACAATCGTGATATCGCACTTGAGCTGCCCACCGGCAGCGGCAAGACCCTGGTTGGCCTCCTGATCGCAGAGTGGCGCAGAAGAACAAAACGGGAGAGATGTGTACTGCTCTGTCCTACCAAACAGCTTGTACATCAGGTCGTTGAACAGGCCAAAGAAAAATACGGAATCAACGCTCTTGATTTCTCGGGGTCCAAACACCAGTACCCGGAGGCCGACAAGACCGCTTTCAATAATTGCGAATCAATAGGCGTTGCCACCTATAGCGCTCTGTTCAACACAAATCCGTTTTTCAGTGACGTTCATACAATCATTTTTGACGATGCCCACGCCGCCGAGAATTATGTTTCGAGTTTCTGGTCGTTGGAGGTCCGGCGCTATCAGGATGAATCCACCTTCGATGCAATCTGGCAGATCATCGCGCCTTACACCACGGAAAATGACCAGCTCCGTTACGACCAGGGTAATGAGGGATCGCTTGATACGTCCTTCGTGAACAAGATTCCGACACCTTATGTACTCAAGTGCAGGACCGCTCTGACGGCAGCGATTGACAATGCCTCCAGAGACGATGAGAGCCCGGAGGAATACGGTTATCGATGGCGCATGATCAGAGATCACCTCCACGCCTGCCATCTCTATTACACCAGCAATTCCATTCTCATTCGTCCTCTTATAGCGCCCACCAAGAGCTTTGCGCCGTTTCAGAATGCGCGGCAGCGCATTTATATGTCCGCTACTCTCGGAGAAGGCGGGGATCTGGAAAGAATTTTCGGGCGGAAAAAGATCGAGCGGATACCTGCTCCAGAGGGCTGGGATAAGCAGGGAATCGGTCGACGTTTCTTCGTGTTTCCTATGCGGAATTGGGATGAAGCGGCTTCATTGAGTCTCGCGATTTCCTGGACTACGAAATTTGACAGAGCGCTCGTCCTCACCCCAAGCAACCGTGATGCTGATAAAGTCAGAGAAGCCATTGGAGCACTTCCGGCGACGCAGGGTCATACCCTCTTTGACGCCGCACAACTGGAGGCGTCGAAGAAATCATTCACCCAGGCCGGTTCCGCCATTGCGGTTCTGGCGAACAGGTATGACGGAATCGATCTGATCGGAGACGAATGCAGATACCTGATCATCTATGGTCTTCCGGAATCTACGAATCTGCAGGAGCGCTTCATCATCAGCCGCCTTGGGGCCTCTGTTCTCTTCCAGGTTCGCATCCGCACCAGGATCACTCAGGCGGTAGGAAGATGCACACGTTCATCAACCGACTACGCGCTCGTGGTGATCATCGGCGACAAGGTGCATCAGTATTTCCACATGCCAGAAAAGCGAGAAACACTGCATCCGGAACTTCAGGCCGAAGTCAATTTCGGTGTCGAACAATCAAAAGTCGATAATCCGTCTGAACTGGGGGATAACATCGACATATTCGTTGCCCACGGGCCAGAGTGGAAATCGGCTGATAACCATATATTGGAAACAAGAGACGAACTGACTCAATCGCCCATACCATCGGCAAGTCCGCTCGGAAACTCTGTGGTGCATGAAGTGAAATTTCACGATGCCCTTTGGTCCGGCGATTTTGACAGCGCGCTCTCTTCAGCAAAAGACGTGTTGGCCAGCCTTGCCGGTGGGCATGATCTGAAGGGATATTCTGCTCTCTGGAACTACCTTGCTGGCTCAGCAGCCTACCAGTCGGAGCAAGCACCGGTAGCTCAAGAACATTTTTCTGCTGCCTTTTCATGCGCCAGTACGTTGCCATGGCTCAAACAGATTCAAAAGCTGCTCTCCAACCAGACACAGGAAGCACCTGTCGATGTCATTTATGGAGAGCGCATCGAGCGTATAGAAGGAGTCCTTGAACGGTTTGGAAAGTCCGGCAGCGTAAAAATCGAAAAGTATTTCCAGGCCATCCGGGAAGGGCTTTCAAGTACGGAGGCGAAGCCGTTTGAAGAAGCGCAGGTCAAGCTCGGTCGCCTGCTGGGCTTTGAATCGGGGAACACTGAGCGATCCGGAGACCCGGACCCGTGGTGGATTTTTGGGCGACAGGGCGTTGTTTTTGAGGATTACACGGCAACCGGAGAGAACCCTGTCGTCTCAAAAGAGAAAACACTTCAGGCCAAGGCCCATCCGGACACACTCGCAGCAGAACACCCAGGAGTAAGTTTCTCGGTCGTGTTCTGCTCGACATCGGACAAATTGCATTTTGCTGCGGAACCTCATACGGGCGATGTTTTTTACATCAGCGTTGAAGACTTCAAGAAGTTTTCAGAAGAATGCATGACAACAATGCGTACGCTCTGGGACTCTTTCCAGTCGCCTGGAGTCATTGAATGGAGGGAGCTTGCTGCACGCAAGATGGCCGAAGCGAAACTGGGAAGTGATGACATTCTGGCAAGATTGACGAGCAAAAAACTTTCCTCATTGGCAGGAGGCGGACAGAAATGA
- a CDS encoding restriction endonuclease subunit S, translating into MSTQLQKPGWNMVKFGDIAQNIAVRVDPADAKTDVYVGLEHLDPSTIHLRQWGNPSDVSGQKLVFKKGDVIFGRRRAYQRKLAVAEFDGICSAHAMVVRAKPKMILPEFLPFFLQSDMFMERAIEISVGSLSPTINWKTLKVQEFQLPPIDEQKRIAEILWAADESFNQHQQSNDNLMSVKRTLLNRLTVRGIGQHATQHTRLGEIPVHWRLATVEDVTSICQYGLSIPLNESGQYPILRMMNYDDGRIIANDLKYVDLDDSDFNSFKVHKGDILFNRTNSADLVGKVGIFDLEGDYVFASYLVRLRADEDQILPDFLNHYLNSGLGQRRLLAYATPGVSQTNISAGNLKKVLVPLPPMEEQKQIVEVLNNLELRKHLQRNHVAEAKKCLAALINNMVGATIAEEESHV; encoded by the coding sequence ATGAGTACGCAGCTCCAGAAGCCCGGCTGGAACATGGTCAAGTTTGGCGATATCGCCCAGAACATTGCTGTGAGGGTGGACCCGGCCGACGCAAAGACTGACGTCTATGTCGGACTGGAACACCTCGATCCCAGCACGATTCATTTACGCCAGTGGGGGAACCCGTCCGATGTCTCCGGACAGAAGCTGGTCTTCAAGAAGGGCGATGTGATTTTCGGCCGCCGCCGTGCGTATCAACGCAAACTCGCCGTGGCCGAGTTTGACGGCATCTGCTCGGCACATGCCATGGTCGTCCGCGCAAAACCCAAGATGATTCTGCCGGAGTTTTTGCCGTTCTTTCTGCAATCCGACATGTTCATGGAGCGGGCTATCGAAATATCGGTGGGCTCGCTCTCACCGACGATCAACTGGAAGACCCTGAAAGTGCAGGAATTCCAGCTGCCGCCCATTGATGAACAGAAGCGCATTGCCGAGATCCTGTGGGCTGCCGATGAGTCATTTAATCAACATCAGCAGAGTAACGACAATCTGATGTCGGTAAAAAGAACCTTGCTGAATCGACTAACAGTCAGGGGAATTGGACAGCATGCAACCCAGCACACCAGGCTTGGTGAAATACCAGTCCACTGGCGTCTCGCTACTGTTGAAGACGTAACATCGATTTGCCAATATGGTTTGTCTATACCTTTGAATGAATCTGGCCAATATCCGATTCTCCGAATGATGAACTACGACGATGGACGGATCATTGCCAACGATTTGAAATACGTTGACTTAGATGATTCAGATTTCAATTCATTCAAGGTTCACAAAGGCGACATACTTTTCAATAGAACGAACAGTGCCGATTTGGTCGGCAAGGTCGGAATATTTGATCTTGAAGGGGATTATGTATTCGCATCATACTTGGTTCGCCTGAGAGCGGATGAGGACCAAATCCTTCCTGACTTCCTCAATCATTATCTGAATTCAGGTCTCGGCCAAAGAAGGCTTCTTGCCTATGCCACTCCCGGTGTGAGTCAAACTAATATCAGCGCAGGAAACTTGAAAAAGGTGCTGGTTCCACTACCTCCGATGGAGGAGCAGAAGCAGATTGTTGAAGTGCTCAATAATTTGGAGCTTAGAAAGCATCTTCAAAGGAACCATGTCGCCGAAGCAAAAAAATGCTTGGCTGCTCTGATAAACAACATGGTCGGAGCGACGATAGCTGAAGAGGAATCCCATGTTTAA